The genome window GACGGCGGGGCTGCCGGCCGAGGACCACTACGGCACGGTCCTGCGCGACGCGATGTGCACGGACGACGCGGACCCGGCGGGCGTCTACTTCGGCAACCGCAACGGCGAGGTGTACGCGTCGGCCGACGACGGCGACAGCTGGCGGCAGTTGGTGTCACATCTGCCGGACGTGCTGTGCGTGCGAGCGGCGGTCGTGGGCTGAGATGAGGAGGACGGGGGAATCAAGTCGCTCTGGAACCGGCCCTGTTCGGTGCCGAAACGGTCGTGGTCGATCGGACGGCGACCGCCAGTTGATCGTCATGGCCGTTACGGCAGTAGGGTGACGCCGTGGCACCACGACCGTTGCATGAAATCGTCGAACCCGGCTGGGCGAAGGCCCTCGAACCCGTGGCCGGGAGGATCGCCGAGATGGGCGACTTCCTGCGCGCGGAGATCGCCGCCGGACGCACCTATCTCCCCGCCGGATCCCACGTCCTGAGGGCCTTCCAACAGCCCTTCGACGACGTCCGCGTCCTCATCGTCGGGCAGGACCCCTATCCGACCCCGGGGCACGCGGTGGGGCTGTCGTTCTCGGTGGCCCCGGAGGTACGGCCGCTGCCGGGCAGCCTGCTCAACATCTACCGGGAGCTCCACACCGACCTGGGGGTCTCCCAGCCGTCCAACGGCGATCTGACGCCCTGGACCCAGCAGGGGGTGCTGCTGCTCAACAGAGCGCTCACCACGGCCCCGCGCAAACCGGCCGCGCACCGGGGCAAGGGCTGGGAGGAGGTCACCGAGCAGGCGATCAGGGCGCTGGCCGCGCGCGGGCGCCCCCTGGTCTCCATCCTCTGGGGCCGCGACGCCCGGAATCTGCGCCCGCTCCTCGGCGACCTGCCGTCCATCGAGTCCGCCCACCCCTCCCCCATGTCCGCCGACCGGGGCTTCTTCGGCTCCCGCCCGTTCAGCCGGGCCAACGACCTGCTGACCCGCCAGGGCGGCGCTCCCGTGGACTGGCGCCTGCCATGACCGGCGCCGAGCCCCCCGTCGTCCTCGCCGTGGACTCCGGCGGTTCCGGGCTCCGCGCGGTGCTGGCCCGGGGCACCGAGGTGCTCGGCGAGCCGGTGGTGTCCGGGGAGCCGGTACGGACCGGGGCGCGCGGCATCGACGCCGGGCAGCTGCTGGAGCGGCTGCTGCCCATGGCGCGGAGCCTTCTCGACACCGCCGGTCTCGACCGTCCGGCGGCGGTGGCCCTCGGGGCCACCGGGTTCGCGACGCTCGGCGAGGAGCTGCGCGCCGAGCTGCCGTCGGCGCTGGCTCGCGAGCTGGGGGTGCGCCGGGTCGCGCTGGCGGCCGACGCGGTCACCGCGTACACCGGGGCTCTCGGGGCACGGCCGGGTGTGGTGATCGCCGCCGGTACGGGCCTGATCGCGATCGGCACGGATCTGACGGCGTGGCGCCGGGCGGACGGCTGGGGCCATCTGCTCGGGGACTGCGGCGGCGGCGCGTGGATCGGGCGGGCCGGGCTGGAGGCGGCGCTGCGGGCGCACGACGGACGGACCGGTGGTTCGGCGCCACTGCTGGCGCGCGCCGAGACGGTGTTCGGCCCGATGGAGGGGCTGCCCGGCCGGCTCTACCCGAGGCCCGACCGCCCGGCGGTCCTCGCGTCCTTCGCGCCCGAGGTGGCCGCGTGCGCCGGGGACGATCCGGTGGCGGCGGACCTGCTGCGCGCGGCGGCCCGGCACATGGCCGACGCGGCGGCGGCCGTCTGCCCGGCCCCGGACCCCGCCCCGGCGTCGGGCTCTGCCTCGGGGGCGGGCGGTGAACCCCGAGTGGCGCTGACCGGCGGTCTGTTCAAGCTGGGTGACCCGTTGGTCGGGCCTCTGGAGGCCGAGTTGGCGCAGCGGCTGCCGTACGCGCGACGGGTGCCGGCGGAGGGGGATCCGCTGACCGGTGCCGTGCGTATCGCGGCGGCGCTGGCGGCCGACCGGCTCGGATTGCCGTACGACGAGCGGATGTTGTACGTGATGGCTGAAAAATAGTACCTGAAACAGGGATTAATCCCGGCTGTCGGACAAGCAGCACCGTGGTCACCCAAGTGCACCGTTCAGCAGATAAATGCGGTATCGATCGGCCCTGATCGGCCCGTAACTCATCAGACAAAACAGGACGGATACCGCTCACCTGCACCCTCCCCGAACAGGGGAGCCCAGGAAGCCAGTAACATGCGGCGCCATGAGCTCCCCCACTGGGCCCGCGTCCGGCCTGCCAGTACGAATGCCGCGACCCCGCCAGCCCGGACGGCACCGCCGCCCGGAGCCCCTGGCGGCTCCCGAGGGCGCGCCCGCGCTCGTCCTCGCGGTGCCCGGCACGCCCAGCGCCGCCACGCGCGGCCTCGCCGAGGAGGTCGTGAGCATCGCGCGCTCCGAGCTGCCCGGCCTCGACGCCCGCATCGGCTATGTCGACGGTGGTGCCGACGAGTTCCCCACACTGCAGACGGTGCTCACGCGCGCCGCCGAGGAGCGCACCGCCCGTTATGAGCAGGCACGCGCCGCCGGTCTGGACGTCAAGGAGCCGGACGGCCCCGTCGCCGTCGTCGTGCCCCTGCTGGCCGGTCCGGACAGCGCCACGCTGCGCCAGGTCCGCCAGGCCGTCATGGAGAGCCGGATCGCGGCCGAGCTGACCGATGTCCTCGGTCCGCACCCGCTGCTCGCCGAGGCGCTGCACGTGCGGCTGTCCGAGGCCGGTCTCGCGCGCGCCGACCGGGCCCGGCTGTTCACGGTCGCCACCGCGGCGGACGGCATCGTCCTCGCCACCGTGGGCGGCGAGGAGGCCGTGCAGGCCGCCGGGATCACGGGCATGCTGCTGGCCGCGCGCCTCGCCGTGCCGGTGATGGCCGCCGCCCTCGACCAGGAGGGTTCGATCACCTCCATCGCCGAGCAGCTGCGCTCCTCCGGCTCCCAGCAGCTGGCGCTCGCGCCGTACCTGATAGGGCCGGAGATCGACGCCGGTCTGATCGAGGCGGCGGCGTCGGAGGCGGGCTGCTCCGCCGCCGAGGCGCTCGGCCCCTACCCGGCGATCGGCAAGCTGGCACTCGGCAAGTACACGACGGCGCTCGGCATCGCACCGCAGCAGCCACAGGGCATGCCGGTCCGCTGAGCCCGGACCGCGACCCGTACGGCCTCGGGCCTGTCGTCACATTCCCGTCGTCGCCCGGCGGGCGGGCCAGCGGCGTCTGCGGTGAGAGTGCGTGCCAGGCGTCGCGGGGCAGACGGGAATGTGACGACAGCCCGAGGGCCCGCTCTTCTCGCAGGAGCGGGCCCTCGGGCGTGTGCGGGCGGTGCTGTGCGGGCGTTCCGGGAGGTCGGGGTCAGAGGTCCAGGACGACGCAGGAGGCCGCGGGGGCCTCGATCGAGCCGCCTCGCGCGGGTACGCCCGTGTCGGGGTCGATCGTGAACCAGGTGACGTCGCCGGAGCGCTCGTTGGCCACGTACAGGAACCCGGCGGCTTGGGCGAGGGCGCGGGGCCAGTGGCCGCCGCAGGGGACGGTGGTGATCAGGCGCAGCCCGTCGCCCTCGACGGCGAGCACGGAGAGGACGTCCGTGCCGCGGGTGGCCGTCCACACGAAGCGGCCGTCGGGGGACACCGCGAGGCCCGAGGGGTACGCGTCGCCCTCCGGGGCGCCCGGAAGCACCGAGGTCTCTCCCAGCGCCTCCAGCAGGCCGTCAGAGGCGTTCCAGCGGCACACGGTGACCGTGGGGGCCAGCTCGTTCAGCACATAGGCGTACGATCCGCCCGGTTCGCCGTCCGGGTGGTCGTTCGCGCCCGGGTGGAAGGCGAGGTGGCGCGGGCCCGAGCCCGGTCGCAGCGGCGTCTCGTGGTGGACGACGGGGACGCCGCCCTCCAGCGCGCACACCCGCACCGAGTCCGTGCCGAGGTCGACGCCGAGGAAGCGGCGCCCGCTCGGGTCGGGCAGCACCTGGTGGGCGTGCGGTTCCTGCTGACGGCGCGGGTCGGGCCCGGATCCGGTGTGCCAGAGCGTGCCGGACGCGGGCGCGGCGAGGGTGCCGTCGGCCCGCAGGGGGACGGCGGTGACGCCGCCGGAGCCGTAGTCGGCGGTGAGGACGTGGCCGGCGTGCGGGGCGAGGTGGGTGGGGCCGTCGCCGACCGCCACCGGGGGCCCGGTCAACTCGGGCTTGTCGCCCGTCACCCGGTAGGCGGCGACGGCTCCCTCGGGCCGCTCGCTGACCGCGTAGAGGGTGTCCCCGTCCGGCGAGAGGGCGAGGTAGGACGGGTCGGGGACGTCGTCCGCACCGCCCAGGACGGTGAGCGCGCCGCTCGCCTCGTCGACGGCGGCGACGAGGACACCGAGGCCGCCGGCCGAGGTGAACGACCCGATGTAGGCCCGTCGTCGTCGCGGCCCGCCCGCCGCGCCCGTTTCCACTGTCATTGCCGACCCCTCCCGCTCGCCTGGTGTGCGGGCGAACAGTAGCAGGAGGTCTAGACCAAAGTCCGCAGCGGTGGCGCGGACGGGAACGCGCGCGCCCCATCAGTGCTTCCCGCTCCACCGCACACGGCGCCCAGGGCGTGCTCCGGGGGCGCCCGGCGGGTGTCGGCCTACGGACCGGCGGGCCGCGAGCCCGGGGCGGCGCCGAGCGGCATCGCCAGCTCGGACAGCGCCTTCTCCAGGTTGCGCAGATGGGTCAGGGCGGGTCCGGCCTCCGTGCGCGTGGCCGTCTCCGGGCCGACGACGGCCGCTCGTCCGCCGGTCGCCGTGAGGGCCTCCACAGCCGTCCTCACCTGTCGGCAGGCGGCGATCAGGGCGGCCTCGCGCGATCCGGCCGGGTCGGCGGTGGCGCGGACCAGGGCGCGCACCTCTTGCACACAGTGGTCGAGCAGCCGGATGGCCTCGCGGGCGCGGGCCTTGCGGGCCCGGTGGGGGTTCAGGGGGTGGACCAGCGGGGCGAGCGCCATCCGCGCTCTGCCGAACAGAAGTTCAAGCTCGGCGGCGTGCGGGGTCGGGTCGGCCCCGGGGACGCCCTCCAGCCGGGCGGCCGTGGCGGTCGCGGCGGCGTGCACACAGTGCAGGGCCCGCTGGATCCAGGCGTCGTTGGTGGCGTGCGTGGTGACGGGCAGAACGAGGACCACGGCCGGCATGGCGCAGACCGCGCCCACCCCCGTCTCGACGAGGCGGAGCGCGAGCAGGCCGGGGTCCAGGACGCCCAGCAGGCCGTAGAGGAGGCTGGCCATGACGGTGACCGCCAGCATCATCCAGGAGTACGAGACCGCCGCCGTGTAGAAGATCCCGAAGACGCAGACCGCGACCAGCGCGGCCGACGGCGCGGGCGCCCCGTCCAGCGGGACGGCGACCAGCAGGCCGACGGCGACACCGATCACGGTGCCGAGGACACGGCGGAACCCGCGGACCAGGGTCTCGCCCCGGGACGCGGTGTTGACGAAGATCCACCAGGCGGTGCCGACGGCCCAGTACCAGCGGTCCTCGGAGAGCGCCTGGCCGACGAGCAGGGCGGCGCAGCAGGCGACCGCCGCCTGACAGGCCTGCCGGGTGGTGGGCCGCGCGAGCCCGGTCCCGGGCGGCCCGGCGGGGAGCGCGACGGGCGGCAGTGAGCGTTCGATCGGCCAGAGCGCGAAGCGGACCGCGCCCGCGACCAGCAGGGCGAGGGTGGTGGCGGCGTACAGCTCGGGCAGGTGCGCGGGGACGGCGTGCAGGAACTGGGTGACGAAGAAGCTCATGAACGCGAAGATCCCGAGCGCCTGTCCGCGCGGCCCCCAGCGGCGGGCGTAGACCCCGCAGAGGACGGTGGCGACGAACGCGATGTCCCGGGCGGCGGTGCGGTCGTGCAGGGCGGCGGCCAGGGCGAGCACCGGGAATCCGGCCGCCGGCAGCAGCGCGGTGGTGAGCCGCTGGGCCGGGACGCTCGCGTCGGTGACGGTGAACAGGGCGAGGAGGGCCGCGAGCCCCGCCGTGATCGAGGCGGGGAGCGAGAGGCCGCAGAGTTCGGACGCGGCCACGGCGGCGCCCACCCCGATGACGGCGCGAAGTCCGGTCCGCAGTCGCAGCAGTCCCGGATCGGGAGCCGTGAACATCCTCTTCATGACCGTGTGCCGCCCCCTTGCCGTGGTGCCCGCCGGGTCCGCGGCGGGTCCGGGGTCTCCGGTGGGCCGCGGGCACGGCGAAGGCGCCGCGCTCCGGACCGGCCTCGTCGCCGTCCGGCACCGCGCGGCGCCGTGAATTACGTGAGTACGGCAGAGGTACCACCTTCTGCCCCAATGGCTCAACCGGGCCTCTCAGAGCTGAGCCATTGGTACAGTCTTGGCGCCGAACATCCGACATCTGGTAGGCCAGCGGAACAGGGGAGGCGACGGACCATGGCCGTGGACGAGCTGGACACCCGGATCCTGCGGCTGCTCCTGGAGCAGCCGCGCACCAGCGTGCGGGAGTGCGCCCGGATCCTCGGCGTCGCCCGGGGCACGCTCCAGGCCCGCCTGGAGCGGCTGGAGCGGGACGGGGTGATCACCGGCACGAGTCCGTCGCTCTCCCCCGCCGCGCTCGGCCACCCCGTGCTGGCCTTCGTGCACATCGAGGTGACCCAGGGGCATCTCGACGACGTGGGGGACGCGCTGGCGGCCGTACCGGAGATCGTCGAGGCG of Streptomyces phaeolivaceus contains these proteins:
- a CDS encoding uracil-DNA glycosylase, which produces MAPRPLHEIVEPGWAKALEPVAGRIAEMGDFLRAEIAAGRTYLPAGSHVLRAFQQPFDDVRVLIVGQDPYPTPGHAVGLSFSVAPEVRPLPGSLLNIYRELHTDLGVSQPSNGDLTPWTQQGVLLLNRALTTAPRKPAAHRGKGWEEVTEQAIRALAARGRPLVSILWGRDARNLRPLLGDLPSIESAHPSPMSADRGFFGSRPFSRANDLLTRQGGAPVDWRLP
- a CDS encoding N-acetylglucosamine kinase, translated to MTGAEPPVVLAVDSGGSGLRAVLARGTEVLGEPVVSGEPVRTGARGIDAGQLLERLLPMARSLLDTAGLDRPAAVALGATGFATLGEELRAELPSALARELGVRRVALAADAVTAYTGALGARPGVVIAAGTGLIAIGTDLTAWRRADGWGHLLGDCGGGAWIGRAGLEAALRAHDGRTGGSAPLLARAETVFGPMEGLPGRLYPRPDRPAVLASFAPEVAACAGDDPVAADLLRAAARHMADAAAAVCPAPDPAPASGSASGAGGEPRVALTGGLFKLGDPLVGPLEAELAQRLPYARRVPAEGDPLTGAVRIAAALAADRLGLPYDERMLYVMAEK
- a CDS encoding sirohydrochlorin chelatase; the encoded protein is MSSPTGPASGLPVRMPRPRQPGRHRRPEPLAAPEGAPALVLAVPGTPSAATRGLAEEVVSIARSELPGLDARIGYVDGGADEFPTLQTVLTRAAEERTARYEQARAAGLDVKEPDGPVAVVVPLLAGPDSATLRQVRQAVMESRIAAELTDVLGPHPLLAEALHVRLSEAGLARADRARLFTVATAADGIVLATVGGEEAVQAAGITGMLLAARLAVPVMAAALDQEGSITSIAEQLRSSGSQQLALAPYLIGPEIDAGLIEAAASEAGCSAAEALGPYPAIGKLALGKYTTALGIAPQQPQGMPVR
- a CDS encoding lactonase family protein yields the protein MTVETGAAGGPRRRRAYIGSFTSAGGLGVLVAAVDEASGALTVLGGADDVPDPSYLALSPDGDTLYAVSERPEGAVAAYRVTGDKPELTGPPVAVGDGPTHLAPHAGHVLTADYGSGGVTAVPLRADGTLAAPASGTLWHTGSGPDPRRQQEPHAHQVLPDPSGRRFLGVDLGTDSVRVCALEGGVPVVHHETPLRPGSGPRHLAFHPGANDHPDGEPGGSYAYVLNELAPTVTVCRWNASDGLLEALGETSVLPGAPEGDAYPSGLAVSPDGRFVWTATRGTDVLSVLAVEGDGLRLITTVPCGGHWPRALAQAAGFLYVANERSGDVTWFTIDPDTGVPARGGSIEAPAASCVVLDL
- a CDS encoding FUSC family protein, with translation MFTAPDPGLLRLRTGLRAVIGVGAAVAASELCGLSLPASITAGLAALLALFTVTDASVPAQRLTTALLPAAGFPVLALAAALHDRTAARDIAFVATVLCGVYARRWGPRGQALGIFAFMSFFVTQFLHAVPAHLPELYAATTLALLVAGAVRFALWPIERSLPPVALPAGPPGTGLARPTTRQACQAAVACCAALLVGQALSEDRWYWAVGTAWWIFVNTASRGETLVRGFRRVLGTVIGVAVGLLVAVPLDGAPAPSAALVAVCVFGIFYTAAVSYSWMMLAVTVMASLLYGLLGVLDPGLLALRLVETGVGAVCAMPAVVLVLPVTTHATNDAWIQRALHCVHAAATATAARLEGVPGADPTPHAAELELLFGRARMALAPLVHPLNPHRARKARAREAIRLLDHCVQEVRALVRATADPAGSREAALIAACRQVRTAVEALTATGGRAAVVGPETATRTEAGPALTHLRNLEKALSELAMPLGAAPGSRPAGP
- a CDS encoding Lrp/AsnC family transcriptional regulator, whose translation is MAVDELDTRILRLLLEQPRTSVRECARILGVARGTLQARLERLERDGVITGTSPSLSPAALGHPVLAFVHIEVTQGHLDDVGDALAAVPEIVEAFSITGGGDLLTRVVARDNAHLEDVIQALISLPGVVRTRTEVALRERVPYRLSPLVESIGSAAGRSAGD